In Mesoplodon densirostris isolate mMesDen1 chromosome 15, mMesDen1 primary haplotype, whole genome shotgun sequence, the DNA window accatgatcaagcgggatttatcccagggaagcaaggattctttaaaatacgcaaatcaatcaatgtggtacactatattaacaaactgaagaaggaaaaccatatgatcatctcaagagatgcagaaaaagcttttgacaaaattcaacactgatttatgaataaaaactctccagaaagtgggcatagaaggaacctaccgcaacataataaaggccatatatgacaaacccacagcaaacaccattctcactggtgaagaactgaaagcttttcctctaagatcaggaacgagacaaggatgtccactctcaccactattattcaacatagtttttgaagtcctagccatggcagtcagagaagaaaaggaaataaaaggaacacaaattggaaaagaagaagtaaaattgtcactgttgacagatgacatgatactatacatagagaatcctaaaggtgccacgAGAAAACTAcgagagttaatcaatgaatttggtaaagttgcaggatacaaaattaatgcacagaaatctcttgcattcctatacactaacaatgaaagatcagaaagagaaattaaggaaacaatcccattcaccactgcaacaaaaagaataaaatactaggaatacacctacctaaggaggtaaaagacctgtactcagaaaactatgtgtcactgatgaaagaaatcaaagatgacacaaacagatggagagttacaacatgttcttggactgaaagaatcaatattgtgaaaatgtctatactacccaaagcaatctacagattcaatgcaatccctatcaaattaccagtggtatttttttacagaactaggacagaaaatcttaaaatttgtatggagacacaaaagaccccgaatagccaaagcggtcttgagggaaaaaaatggagctggaggaatcagactccttgacttcagactatactacaaagctacagtaatcaagacagtatggtactggcacaaaaacagaaatatagatcaatgaaacaggatagaaagcccagagataaacccacgcacctatggtcaactaatctaggacaaagtaggcaaggatatacaatggagaaaagacagtctcttcaataagtggtgctgggaaaactggaagctacatgtaaaagaatgaaattagaacactccctaacaccatacacaaaaataaactcaaaatggattagagacctgaatgtaagactggacactgtaaaactcttagaggaaaatataggaaaaacactctttgacataattcacagcaagatcttttttgactcacattctagagtaatggaaataaaaacaaaaataaacaaatgggacctcatgaaacttaaaagcttttgcacagcaaaggaaactataaagatgaaaagataaccctcagaatgggagaaaatatttgcaaatgaatcaacggacaaaggattaatctccaaaatacataaacagctcatgcagctcaatattaacaaaacaaacaacccaatccaaaaatgggcagacctaaatagacatttctccgaagaagacatacagatggccaagaggcacatgaaaagctgctcaacatcactaattattagagaaatgcaaatcaaaactacaatgaggtatcacctcacaccagttagaatgggcatcatcagaaaatctataaacaacaaatgctggagagagtgtggagaaaagggaaccgtcttgcactgttggtgggaatgtaaagtgatacagccactatggagaacagtacggaggttccttaaaaaactgaaaatctaattaccatatgacccagcaatgccactaatgggcatatacccagagaaaaccgtaattcaaaaagacacatgcaccccaatgttcattgcagcactatttacaatagccaggtcatggaagcaacctaaatgaccatcgacagtcaaatggattaagaagatgtggaacatatatacaatggaatattactcagccataaaaagcaacaaaaatggtcatttgtggagatgtggacggacctagagattgtcatacagagtgaagtaagtcagaaagagaaaaactaatatctTATACTAACGCatgtatgtagaatctagaaaaatggtacagatttaCCAGtatgcaaggcagaaatagagacacagatggagagaacaaacgtatggacaccaaggggggaaagtgctggggggagggtggtggtggtgtgacgaattgggagattgagatcgacatgtatacactgatgtgtataaaatagataataagaacctgctgtataaattaaataaattaaattaaaaacaagaattgtaaagaattcctAAATACCGTTTACTTACACTTCCCCGATTTTAATGCTTTACCACGTCTGCGTTCTCTATAAAAGAACATATTTCTCGTGAAAGGCACGAGCATGAGTTGCAGATGTGAGTCCTCTACACTCCCCAGTGCTTCAGTGTCTCCAACAAGGTCGTTCTCTTATCTAGTGACCACAAGATTACCAAATTGAGGAGATTAACATAAGTGTCGTACTATTACCTAATACACAAAACGTATACAAATCCCACCAATTGCCCAGATAATGTCCAAGAAACAAAATTTGGGTTCAGTGTGCAGTGCCCTGTCTCTTTAGCTCTTGTTTAACTGGAGCAGCCTTTCAGCCTTTTTCTTCTACAACCTCAACGTTTTTTAAAGTGCATGCCATTCTCACGGTAAATGGCCCTAACTTGTGTTTGCTAGATATTTCCTCACAAtttagattcaggttatgcatttgGGGCAGGAATACTACAGAAATGACGTTGTGTCCTTCTCAGAGAATTACAGCAACAGTTCCCTGATATTTGTTTGTACCAGTAGGGGCAGTATTAGCTTTGATTGCTTAATTAAGGTGGTAAATTCCAGATTTCTCTTTTTCCAACTGTAATTAATAAGTATCTCGTGGGCAGATGttttgaaactaataaaatatccTCTCATAAAACtgtcactcaaaaaaaaaaacccaaaaaactgtcACTCACCCAGGTTTAGTATTCATTAATGATTCTTGCCTAAAACAAGTATTACTGTGCTGGCTACCAAATGGTCATTTCCTTTTGTATTTATTGATATCCAACTGTCTAAAAGAGTTTCCCCCTCTTCCCTAGTTGTTTATAcagttatatatctatatatcactATGGATATATGgattgttattttattctttggtttgTAACctgttatcattatttatttggtCCCAGTTTTGGCCAGTGTGTTAGAGCTGCTTGCAGTGCCCTTCGGGGCTTGTTCTGTGGCCTagcatgtctctgtgtcacacaaAGTTCCATGTGTGCTTGGGGAGTCTGCTGCAGTGGAGTACAGCGCTCCACATGTCTGCTAGGTCCAGTTTAGAGTGTTGTTCAAATTGCCTGTTTCCTTGGTGAATGTCATGGGTTGAATTGTTTCCCCCCCAAAAGAGATGTTGGAATCCTAATCCCCCACCTCAGAATCTGAACTTATTTAGAGACAGGGTCTTTATAGAGATAATTATGTTCAAATGAGGTCTTTAGTGTGGGCCCTaaaccaatatgactggtatcccttaaaaaaggagaaaattggaCACACGTAAGGAGAAAAATGATGTGAAGAGACAACGGGAGAAGACAGAGACCTAGAAGTTGAAGAGAGAAtcctggaacagattctcccctcacagccctcaggagGAATCAACACTGCTggcaccttgacttcagacttgtagcctccaggactatgaaaaatataaaaaataaatttctgttacttaAACCACTCTTTGTAGtactctgttacagcagcccttgCAAACAAATGAAGATTTTGGCTGGAAAACAGGGTGCTGCTTTagcaaatacctaaaaatgtggaagtggctttggaattGGTAGAGGATGGAAGAGTTTTGAGGTACTTGGTAGAAAAAGCCCAGATTGCCTTGAggacactgttggtagaaatacGAATGTTAAGGTAGGTGAGGTGTCAGACAAAAATGAGGGACGTGTTATTGGAAATCAGAGAAAAGCAGCAGAGAACTTGGCTGACTTGTGTTCTAGTGTTTAATGGAAGGCAGAACTTGTGAGTGATGAACTTGGATATTTAGCTGAAgagatttctaagcaaagtgttgaaggCATGACTTAACTTCTTCTGAGAATGTATTGTTAAACATAAAGGAACTAGATCATGAAGATCTGGAAGACTCTCAGCTTACTCATATCGCAAAAAACGAGAAAGCAAGCTCAGGAGAGAACACCAAGCATGTGGCCAGACGCTGCTTGCTCAAGAGTTTATGGGTGTATGGCTTGTGAATCCAATTAATCATCTCAGCAGAAATGCTACCAAGTTGGACTGAAGGGAACAGAGAAAGGTTGAAATGAAGGAACTTTGTCAAACTTCTGAGATTCTACAGGCAGGAAACAGGCTGATAGAGCTATCTAGCTGTGAACATAGGTTATCCTTAAAGCAAAGGGAAGAATGACCCTGAGGGTGGGGCCACTTCCTTGGTTCCAGAAGGTGAAGCCTCCTTTTTAATTCCAGAGGGCTGGCCCACCATCCAGGGTTGAAGGGGCAGGGCCACCACCCCAGTGGGCTCAGAGGACAGAGCATTTAGCCAAACAGGGTTATTCTCAAGCCTTAACATCTAATGGAATTTACCCTGCTAGTTTTTGGACTTGGTTGGGACTCATAACACCCTTTTTCCTGATGATTTCTTCCTTTTGGAATGGGAATATCTATCCCATGCCTATCTGATTattgtattttggaagcagaTAACTTATCCGGTGTCACAGATTCACAGATGAAGAGGAATATTGccccaggataaatcatatcccAAGTCTCACCCATACCTGATTTAGATGAGATTATGGACTTAGAGTTGATGTTGGAGTGGATTAAGATTTGGGGGGATGTTGGGCAGGggtgaatgtattttgcatgtgaaaagcatatgaatttggtggggtggggaggggcaggagggcagactgttatgggttgaattgcatCCTGTCAAAAAAGATGCTGGattcctaacccccagtatctcagaatgtgaagTTAATTagagacagggtctttacagagataATCAAGTTTAAATTAGGTCATAGGGTGAGACCTAagccaatatgactggtgtccttacaagaacaggaaatttggacacagagctGTTAACAGCGAGGCATGGGGTACTGCAAGAATAAGCTGCCTCCTACAAGGCACGGTGCACTTTTTCACGGAAAGGAAGGGCCTCTACATCAGGAGTTAGTGGGTTCTGTGGGTAATACCGTGTCTGCCTCCAccattcaactctgccattgcagtgcaaaagcagccGGACAGCAACACACAGCCAGATTGTGTCTGGCTGTGGTCCAAGGAAACTTGATggatggacactgaaatttgaatttcaagtaATTTTCTCATTTCATAAAAGTTTGGatcttttgaaccatttaaaaatgtaaaagcttcTTAGCTGGCCATCCATACAAATATGGGCTGCACTCTGTATTTGGCCTGCAAATACAGTGCAAAGTATATCAAGAGTTTGCTAGGCTGAGTCCTCGGATACTTCTCAGATATCGCTATTCCAATTATCAACTATCAAGAGACAACTTTTCTAATGCACGTTTACATAAGGGATTAGTGCGCACTTAAGGTAGATGACTCTAATTCAGCAACACGACTGTGTATTTGGTTTCCACCATCTCAACCTTACAGCTCTGACTAAGCAATTACTTCAGCAATCTCAGAGCGTGCCTAAGTTCAGTACTCTGCCTTGAGATGAGATTCCAGGCCTTCAAGTCTGTCCTTGTTGTTAAGAGCTGATGTAACCAGAATGAGCCATCTCATCTCCTGCCCCagatttcattaatttaaaactCTTCTAGGACAATAGTTCCTCAGTGTTCCCAGAATCTTACCAACAGGGGCCACAAGGTTCTTGGTGTACACAAGCAATAACACTATTTCATACTATGTACTAAAACGTATGCACCTGGAATATAAACAGGAATCTGAAAGATTTTCTTCTTGTCTCAGGAAAAAACCTAAACCACACACCCAGCTGTTCTTCAACAGTTTACTACCTACAGCTACTCCAGAACAACAACTTACCAGTTAAAGCCCTTCAGTGACAAGAAACAGGAACTCATTCTGCTTAACTTTAgcagaaaacaatatttattgaaaagatgagGAAGCACACAGAAGACCAGAAAACCAGGTTCAAAAGGGGCAGTATCCAAAGTTATTCTGAGAAATCAAAACAGCAAGAACTAACTGATGGTCTCAGTAGAATTCTGGGACAAGAATGAGTTCCAATATTTCCCTGCTGGTTCATGGGAGACTGAAATTGAGATGAAAACTCCTGGAAAAGAGGCTCCCATTTCCCAACAACGGCAGAGTGCTCACCTGTGACTGGTGGAAAGGACACCCTGAAAGACCCACCGTAAGGGTGCACACACACAGGAGGGGTATTTCTCCAGAGAGATCTAAGCCGCTCTTACCGATCAATGCAGAACAGACACTGAACTGGTAAATATAATCAATGTTCATTATGGTGAGTGCTCTTAGGAAGCACCCCTGTTAACAAGTGCCAGGCCCACTTGCTGGATAAGTAAATTCATTTGGAATGAGAAATGAatcctttcatttattaaaaactaCATTATTTTAGTTATATTGCTAAGAAATAAAGAGACAACACTGATCCTTAGCCTTTAATGTGGAGAATATTAGAGGGTGTTATTCCACAAACTGTCAAATATAACAAgttacagttaaaaataaaataccaaaaatttttaaaacactattCAGTGTTACTCAGGAAAATCACACTCCATACCCCTTAACCTTCAGAGTATGTTCCTTGCCATTTTCCTGCTATTACTCTagttacatattaaaataaaaaacaactttaCTCTCTACCAAGACTTTCTTCAGCACCACATCTGGAACACGACTCCCCATGTAACACAGCTTCCATGGGAAGTGCTTTCCTGATTTATTAAAGTTACAAGGGTTTCTCAATATGAATTCCCCATGTTAAATCTTCATAATCAGGCTACCACTTCTGATACAGTTACTGCTCCGTACTCCTGCAACTATTCTCTTGTATATAAAGGTTTGTATGACTTACttctgaaagcttttgcacattcATTCCAAATATGATTGGCCTCTCTCTTGTATGACTAATTTGATGAGAGTATTTTTAGGACTTCCTGCCTCTATTATCCTCCGAAGTCTCCTGTGGATCAGCTTCTGTGAGAATGCTTCTAACATCTACTCCATTCTGATTTCTCACTTGTGTGTTTTTCGATGTATACGAAGCCCTGAATTCCAGCAgaaggatttcccacattcagAGCATTTCCATGGCTTCTCTCCTGTATGAACTCTCTGATGTTCACTGAGAGATGACTTCTGAGTGAAGGCTTTCCCGCATTCACTGCATTTGTGGGGTTTTTCTCCTGAATGAGTCTTCTGGTGTATCTGAAGTGATGCCTTCCTAGGATAGGCTTTCTCACATTCGCTGCATTCATAGGGCTTCTCTGTTGAATGAGTTCTCTGATGTATAATTAGCTGTGATTTCCCACAAAAGGCTCTCTCACAGAAGCTACACTCATAGGGTCTCTCTCCTGTGTGTGCTCTCCGGTGTATAACGAGGTATGACTTGCtgctgaaggctttcccacactcaCTGCACCCATAGGGCTTCTCTCCCGCGTGAGCTCTCAGATGCGCAGTGAGCTGTTCCTTCCTACcgaaggccttcccacattcactgcactgaTAAGGATTATTTCCTGTGTGAATTCCCTGGTGCACAACGAGTTGTGTCTTCATGCTGAAGGCCTTCCCACAGTCCCTGCACTGATAGGGCTTCTCTCCCGTGTGCATCCTAATGTGAACGAGGAGATACGACTTACtcctgaaggctttcccacagtcACTGCATTTATGGGGTTTCACTCCTGTGTGAGTTCTCTGGTGCACAATGAATGGGGACTTCAGactaaaggctttcccacattcactgcattcatAGGGTTTCACTCCTGTATGGCTTCTCTGGTGCAAAATAAGCTGTGATTTCCAGCTgtaggctttcccacattcactgcaacCATAAGGTTTCCCTCCTGAGTGAATTTCCTGATGGACAATGAGCTGTGACCTGAATGAGAAGACTTTCCCACACTCGATACAGGAGTAGggcttctctcctgtgtggaCTCTTTGATGAGCATTGAGGTTTGACTTGGCACTGAAGGCTCTCTCACATTTAGTGCATTCGTATGGTCTCTCTCCTGTATGAATTCTGAGATGTACAATGAGCTGTGATTTACAACGAAAAGCTTTCCCACATTCGTTACATACACAGTTTTTTTCTATACTATGAGTTCTTTGATGCTTAAGAAAATATGATTCATCACACCCATGAAACTGATCAGGATTCTGTCTTAGATAGCTTCTGGCTGAAGCTAAGTTTTGTGTCAAGCTTTTTCCATGTGTATTATATTTAAGGAGGCTTTGTCTTGAAGAAATGTGGCTTTTGCTCAGATGAAGCTTTCCAAATGCATTACAAGCATAGCTTCTCTCAACACTTTCAAGTTCATCTTGGTTTTTCTGGTACCATTCTTCCcaaccttctagaaaaaaaaaaaaccaacaccatatatttaaaatcataacACAAACCTAATATAGAACTAAAGGGCTTTAGAACTGCCATGTAATGAGTGTTTTTCTTTTGGTCCAGGCCTCTGACACAATGGTTCAAAAGAAATACTGGCCAAGTGCACACACATCACATAACCAAGCATGGGGGCAAGGGGAAGTGAATCAAACCAAAATAAGTCCCTGTACAGAAATGGGTAGCCAATTAGCAGTgatcaaaaatgttttttaaaaatagaagtttaaaaaatttcgCCTGCACTTAGAAGCCAATGCCAACTATTTATGCCAATTTTATTATTGCAGGAGTTTACTCATAAAGTTAATTCACAGGATACAGAATAGCTAGGTATGACATGTAGGTAGGTACAATGAGACATTAAAAGAGAGACTGAGTGAGCCATAAGGAAAGTAAGGCAAAAGCATTCCAAACAGaaggaagagcaagtgcaaagctCCTGGGGAAGGAACCTGCGTGGCATGGttaaggaacagaataaaggccaGGACAGCTGAGACCCCCTGAGTGAATAGAGTGAAGGCAGGAACCAGATTAGGCAAGGCCTCAGGAAAGAGTTTTCACCCAAAGGACTTTAATTAGAGGGGATCTCGAGTTGTCTTGTGCTTTTAAAAGATCAGTGGCCGTTACGTAAAAACGAATAGGAAAAGGGCAGAGACAAATGAAGAGCCACTGCAGCAGTCCAGGATGACAGGGTGGGGCTGGCTGTCCTTCTGGAGCTGAGCAACATGGACATACTTGGAAAGAGAACTAAGAAAGATACTAATGGACTGGATGTGAGAACCCAGAGGAGGGGAGGACTTAGTAACTCCTAGACTTGAGACTTGAGAAGCAGGTAGTGCTGCTCTTTGAGACTGAAAACACTGAGAGAGAGACATGTTCGGAGGAAAAACAAAGGACTCTGTTTTGGATCCTATTACATTTGAGATCATAGTTAAGTATCCAAAAGGAGAAGCAGGTAGGCAGTTAGACCTCAGTTCAGTGCTCAGTAAAAAGTAGGCATCAACAGCACATACAAGGTATTAAATGACGTGAGGGATAACGTCTTCTAGGGAACACGTGTAAATTAAAAGAGATGCCAAAACAGCCCTGGAGCAGACGACATTTAAGGTTGGAGAGGAGATGAAGAGAGAATGGGAAGGTCCATCTGTGAGGCCCAAACCGTGTGAAGATGACAGTGATAGCAAGACAAGGGTTAAAGGAAAGGAACAGCAGCGGGGTGCAGTCTGGACAGCAGCCGTCCAGACAAAAGCATTCCAAACAGAAGGAACAGGTACAAAGCTCCTGAGGAGGGAATCTGCGTGGCATGGTTAAGAAACAGAACAAAGGCCAGGACAGCTGAGACCCCTTGAGTGAACAGAGTGAAGGCAGGAACCAGATTAGGCAAGGCCCCGTACACACTGTCTGACTGTGTGTCAGCACCCGTCAGACACACAGCCTCAGTCACCCCCGTACATGACTGCTGCGTTGGGGGCCTCAGTAGCTGTCCTGCTTTCTCAGGACTGCTTGCTAAACACTTTTCTCCCCAAAGTGGTGGGAAACCGGAGGAAGAAGAGCAATTTCAGAAGTGCCTTCCCATTTCTGCCACTCAGAATGCAGAGTGGGAAAGCCCAGGGGCACTCTCCTGCAAGCATATAAAGCTGGGACCAGAGCGCAtgaggaaaggagaaggaggatGGCAATTCTGCTGTTACAACACTGGGAGGAAAAAGCTTTGATTTTCAGGACAGAAGAGCCTTTCCACAGTTACAATATAGAAGAGAAGCCCAAACTTGGACAACTCAAAAGGGAAGAGTAAGCGGGGTCAGGGAAATAAAAGTAGGGTGATAAAAACCACCTAAGATACAGGTGAGACTAGGCtagatttcagaattcttttaagaaaagagcccaagggacttccctggcagttcagtggttaagaatctgcacgtacactgcagggagcatgggttccatccctggtcggggaactaagatcccatgtgctgcgcggtgtgtccaaaaaaaaaagaaaaagaaaagtgcccAAGAAAGTAATAGTTGCAATTTCCAAGTGACTGGtgtgagaagagagaaggaagcaaTGAAATCTCCTAAGACAGTCAAGGggagagaatgaaatgaaaaactatgGGTAAAGTCAAGGGAGTTAACTGCAGAGGCAAGAGAGAAAACAAGGCCCATGACTACgggaaggaaggcagagaaaaaagGTGCCAGAAGGAAGAAAACTAACCCAGAAAGCAACCTCTCGGAGCCACGGGAGGAAACCGAGGGCCTCGTCCTTACCTGAGGACTTGTGGGCTCATCCCGAGTCCACCCAGTGGTTTAAGGACTTCAAAGAACAGTTTGCGCACGCAACACTCCCTGAGTGCCAGCCCCGGTTCACTCCAGACCTCCCCTCTCCACGGTTTCTGCTCACCCACCTGGACAGCTCTGACGGGAAACTTCCGCGTTTATTATCCATGGCTCTTCTCCTTGCTCCAACTTGAAGACTAAATCAGGTTTGGTACCATGATACCCTGTTAAGGGAAAATCACAAAGGATGTGGGCCAAACTACTGGGAACTAGAAAAGGAAGTTAGGAGCTAGGAGAGGAAGCAGCTTGTTTGCACTTGCAGAAAGATTACAATGAGGGGGTGAAGACAGAATAGGGACTGAGAACGTATGACCTCTAGAGCTCAAGACCATAATCATTAATTACTTCAGAGGCCCCAGGAcagaacaacaaaagaaaaagcgGTGGCAACTTATGACTCACGACCGGAGCCGAAAAGAGAAGCTGTACTTACCCAAAGACACCAGGTTACTATAGTTTTCCAGAGTCACATCCCGGTACAGGTGCTTCTGCGCAGAATCCAGTAACTGCCATTCTTCCCAGGTGAACTCCATAGATATATCCTTGAATGACGACAATCCCTGTAACAATACACAcaccattccacaggctgcaactaTACTGGGAGACATGGAAAAGATGTAGAGGACCCAGGAAAGGAGAATGTCCCTCCACAGACTGCATCCTGCACCCAGGCCACCACTTGCTTtgagagagaatttaaaaataataataataaatgagcCTCTGTGTGCTAGATACTCTTTTGGGTCCTGAAGACTTCAGGATGAGTGAAGCTCactctggcctccagaagctTTTAGTCCTGTAGAGGGAAATGAAGAGCTATGCATGCAGACAAAATAAGGTGTTTCCAGTCTGATAAGAACCTATTCAGGGAGACCTTGCATGGTGTGGCGAGCACAACTCTAACTACGGGCACCAGACACACAAGGTCTGACCCTCCGGAAGTGCCTGCCGTCTGGCCGGCTGCTCAGCCCACCTGAGTCTCAGTGGGAGCAAGCACATGAAGAAAAcatgccagggacttccctggtggtgcagtggttaagaatccgcctgccaatgcaggggacacgggttcgagccctggtccgggaagatcccacatgccgtgcagcagctaagcccgtgcgccacaactaccgagcctgcgctctagagcctgcgagccacaactactgagcccacatgccgcaaccactgaagcccgcgcactctatggcccgcgtgctgcaactactgaacccacatgccacaactactgaagccgcggtcctagagcccatgctccgcaacaagcgaagccactgcaatgaaaagcctgtgcactgcaacaaagacccaacgcagccaaaaataaattaaattaaaaaaaaaaaaaagaaggaaaagaaaatgtgacaaaTAGGTGACTTGCCAGGCTTCTTCCAAGAAAAGAAGGGGTCCACGACAGAGCCGACCAGGGGACACCCAGCACCGACTGTGAACCTAAAGCCCAGGTTGCGGAGCCGCAGGCCACAAGCCAGCACGGGGGCGTCTGCTCCCCGAGGTGCGCGGGTCCTACCAGGCGGCCCTGCAGCAGTGTCAGCCATGCGGCCTGCATGCCTGGTGCTTGATGCCTCTGAGAACTACCCAGTGTGCTCACGATAAATTCCTCTCACAGGACCAAAAGATAGCAGCAAGCCACAGACCCTCAGGGGATCATTCAATAAGCACTTATTAGGCACCAACTGCGGACACAGTCCCTGTCCTCAGTGGGTTTCCATTCCTGCAGGGGAGATGCCAGTAAACACACAGCCACCTAGCACGCAGGCGGTGACAGTGCTCTGACAGGCCTCCAGCAGCTTcaggggagagaggcagggaggaagaCACAGGCGCTATCTCAGATGGGTGATCAGGAGCACCCTGCTGAGGCGACATTTGGGCAGAAACACAAGCAGTGTGAGAACGAGCTCCGAGATTTCTTCGGGAAGAGCCTTCCACGCAGCATGAGAACAAAGGCACAGGCCTGCAGGGCTCGAAGGACGTGGTAAGGACTTGGATTTCATTCCACAGGAGGAGAAGCCCCCGGAAGGCCTTGGACAGGGTGGCGCGCTCTGACCCCCATCTGAGACCATTCTGACTGCCACGGAGAGGGGAGGGGTCCTAGTTCCAGTGTAAGATGAAGGTCCCTGGGACTGGAGTAAGAGGACTAGGGTAAGGAGTCGTGGTTGGGTCCCAGGCATCCAGTGAAGCCAGAGGCAGAGACGCCCCGGTGGAGACGACAgcgcagagagagagaggacgaCGTCGAGGAGAAGGCAAGGATCCTGGCCGAGCAAGCGGAAGA includes these proteins:
- the ZNF26 gene encoding zinc finger protein 26, with translation MASRSRTASCWGLSSFKDISMEFTWEEWQLLDSAQKHLYRDVTLENYSNLVSLGYHGTKPDLVFKLEQGEEPWIINAEVSRQSCPEGWEEWYQKNQDELESVERSYACNAFGKLHLSKSHISSRQSLLKYNTHGKSLTQNLASARSYLRQNPDQFHGCDESYFLKHQRTHSIEKNCVCNECGKAFRCKSQLIVHLRIHTGERPYECTKCERAFSAKSNLNAHQRVHTGEKPYSCIECGKVFSFRSQLIVHQEIHSGGKPYGCSECGKAYSWKSQLILHQRSHTGVKPYECSECGKAFSLKSPFIVHQRTHTGVKPHKCSDCGKAFRSKSYLLVHIRMHTGEKPYQCRDCGKAFSMKTQLVVHQGIHTGNNPYQCSECGKAFGRKEQLTAHLRAHAGEKPYGCSECGKAFSSKSYLVIHRRAHTGERPYECSFCERAFCGKSQLIIHQRTHSTEKPYECSECEKAYPRKASLQIHQKTHSGEKPHKCSECGKAFTQKSSLSEHQRVHTGEKPWKCSECGKSFCWNSGLRIHRKTHK